Proteins encoded by one window of Halorubrum ruber:
- the meaB gene encoding methylmalonyl Co-A mutase-associated GTPase MeaB, with product MDGPDAPAFADAPSLTDDDAALVEDLLSGSHRALARVITKIENRTPGYRAIVSALHEHTGGADVIGITGSPGAGKSTLVDKLAAAYRDRGDTVGVIAVDPSSPYTGGAVLGDRIRMGSNVGDMDVFFRSMSARGQLGGLSTATADAVKALDAFGKDVVVLETVGAGQNEVDVVRTADTVAVLVQPGSGDDVQTLKAGILEIGDVFVVNKADMDGAQRTVAELEEMVHRREGGTTGRGAGHHGAASMASTGAGGSAAGHGDGHHDGGNHGDGHHDGGNHGGDHAGGSGHGDADAHAGDADAHGADADDSWTPDVLETVANSGEGVEALIEAFDAHAAYLRESGEIETTERRRYAAEIRTLVRADVGSLATAEIERHGGIDRLAERVRDRETDPYAVAEAIVGPIADCVDEERAADDERDD from the coding sequence ATGGACGGGCCGGACGCACCCGCGTTCGCGGACGCGCCGTCGCTCACCGACGACGACGCCGCGCTCGTCGAGGACCTCCTCTCCGGGAGCCACCGCGCGCTCGCCCGCGTCATCACCAAGATCGAGAACCGGACGCCGGGGTACCGCGCGATCGTCTCCGCGCTCCACGAGCACACCGGCGGCGCGGACGTGATCGGGATCACGGGCTCGCCCGGCGCCGGGAAGTCGACGCTCGTCGACAAGCTCGCCGCCGCCTACCGCGACCGCGGCGACACCGTCGGCGTGATCGCGGTCGACCCCTCCTCGCCGTACACCGGCGGCGCCGTCCTCGGCGACCGGATCCGGATGGGGTCGAACGTGGGCGACATGGACGTGTTCTTCCGGTCGATGAGCGCGCGCGGCCAGCTGGGCGGCCTCTCGACGGCGACCGCGGACGCGGTGAAGGCGCTCGACGCCTTCGGGAAGGACGTCGTGGTCTTAGAGACCGTCGGCGCCGGACAGAACGAGGTCGACGTGGTCCGTACCGCGGACACGGTCGCGGTCCTCGTCCAGCCCGGCTCCGGCGACGACGTGCAGACGCTGAAGGCCGGAATATTAGAGATTGGCGACGTCTTCGTCGTCAACAAGGCGGACATGGACGGCGCACAGCGCACCGTCGCGGAGCTAGAGGAGATGGTCCACCGCCGCGAGGGCGGGACGACCGGTCGCGGCGCCGGCCACCACGGCGCGGCCTCGATGGCCTCGACCGGCGCGGGCGGCTCCGCGGCGGGGCACGGCGACGGCCACCACGATGGCGGCAACCACGGCGACGGCCACCACGATGGCGGCAACCACGGCGGCGATCACGCGGGCGGTTCCGGACACGGCGATGCCGACGCGCACGCGGGCGATGCCGACGCGCACGGAGCGGACGCCGACGACTCGTGGACGCCGGACGTGTTAGAGACCGTCGCGAACAGCGGCGAGGGGGTCGAGGCGCTGATCGAGGCGTTCGACGCGCATGCGGCGTACCTCCGGGAGTCCGGCGAGATCGAGACGACCGAGCGGCGCCGGTACGCCGCGGAGATCCGCACGCTCGTGCGCGCGGACGTGGGTTCGCTCGCAACCGCCGAGATCGAGCGGCACGGCGGGATCGATCGCCTCGCGGAGCGGGTCCGGGACCGAGAGACGGACCCGTACGCGGTCGCGGAGGCGATCGTCGGCCCGATAGCCGACTGCGTCGACGAGGAGCGCGCCGCCGACGACGAGCGCGACGACTGA
- a CDS encoding cobalamin B12-binding domain-containing protein, with amino-acid sequence MSAEQQERAVRCLVAKVGLDGHDRGAHVIARAFRDAGFEVVYSGLHRAPEDIVQAAVQEDVDVLGISILSGAHNTLVPKVIEGLKEYDAFDDTLVLVGGIIPDEDEDELKELGVAEVFGPGTPMEETIEFIRNNVPERA; translated from the coding sequence ATGAGCGCCGAACAGCAGGAGCGGGCCGTCCGGTGTCTGGTCGCGAAGGTCGGGCTCGACGGCCACGACCGGGGGGCACACGTGATCGCGCGGGCGTTCCGCGACGCCGGCTTCGAGGTCGTCTACTCCGGGCTCCACCGCGCGCCCGAGGACATCGTCCAGGCGGCCGTGCAAGAGGACGTCGACGTGCTCGGCATCTCGATCCTCTCGGGCGCGCACAACACGCTCGTCCCGAAGGTGATCGAGGGGCTGAAGGAGTACGACGCGTTCGACGACACCCTCGTCCTCGTCGGCGGGATCATCCCGGACGAGGACGAGGACGAGCTGAAGGAGCTAGGCGTCGCCGAGGTGTTCGGCCCCGGGACGCCGATGGAGGAGACGATCGAGTTCATCCGGAACAACGTCCCGGAGCGCGCGTAG
- a CDS encoding VOC family protein, which yields MTATDDGDGDAAASDRDDRLPPGTRIRRAALRVADLDETTAFYRDVVGLAVLDRDPERATLGVDGTPLLVLERNADGPARSRTDAGLFHTAFRVPSRAALGEALGRVRERWRLDGASDHLVSEALYLDDPEGNGVEIYRDRPREEWPVDDDGTVRMATDPLDVEGVAAAAAGEGEEGGVDSAAVVDRAPAGTDVGHIHLEVTSLSAFETVYVEGLGFEVGMSGPDVRFVAAGGYHHHLGANTWRGRTTPAAGRGVAWFEVVVPDAAALEAARSRLNAVAGENEVEFAVAERADGFAVTDADGIEVQVRAAETQSL from the coding sequence ATGACCGCCACCGACGACGGCGACGGCGACGCCGCCGCGAGCGACCGCGACGACCGCCTTCCGCCCGGAACGCGCATCAGACGCGCCGCGCTCCGGGTCGCAGACCTCGACGAGACGACCGCGTTCTACCGGGACGTGGTCGGGCTCGCGGTCCTCGACCGCGACCCCGAGCGCGCGACGCTCGGGGTCGACGGGACGCCCCTGCTCGTGTTGGAGCGCAACGCCGACGGCCCCGCCCGGAGCCGGACCGACGCCGGACTCTTCCACACCGCGTTCCGGGTCCCTTCCCGGGCCGCTCTTGGCGAGGCGTTGGGACGCGTCCGGGAGCGGTGGCGGCTCGACGGCGCCTCCGACCACCTCGTCAGCGAGGCGCTGTACCTCGACGACCCCGAGGGGAACGGCGTGGAGATATACCGCGACCGACCCCGCGAGGAGTGGCCCGTCGACGACGACGGCACGGTGCGAATGGCGACCGACCCGCTCGACGTCGAGGGGGTCGCCGCGGCGGCGGCCGGCGAGGGCGAGGAAGGCGGCGTTGACTCCGCCGCAGTCGTCGACCGCGCCCCCGCCGGCACCGACGTGGGGCACATACACCTCGAAGTGACCTCGCTGTCGGCGTTCGAGACGGTGTACGTCGAGGGGCTCGGCTTCGAGGTCGGGATGAGCGGCCCGGACGTGCGGTTCGTCGCGGCCGGCGGCTACCACCACCACCTCGGCGCGAACACGTGGCGGGGGCGGACGACCCCCGCCGCGGGGCGGGGGGTCGCGTGGTTCGAGGTCGTCGTTCCCGACGCGGCCGCGCTGGAGGCGGCCCGGTCGCGACTCAACGCGGTCGCGGGCGAGAACGAGGTCGAGTTCGCTGTCGCGGAGCGAGCGGACGGGTTCGCCGTCACCGACGCCGACGGGATCGAGGTCCAGGTTCGGGCAGCGGAAACTCAGTCTTTATAA
- a CDS encoding sodium:calcium antiporter, with product MTVLQELIGDQSLAVWIALGAIGFLLTWKGANVIESTTSKISDHFGVSQAIQGGLIVAAATSFPELAIILISVLVLGDFGVGAGALIGTAVFNILVIPAAVSITSGDTTTTQGIVYRDAIFYMVAVLALFGVIALGVLGTDGREIARITPQMGVGLVVLYGVYVILLAGGKSGASDLKRAESTNIPKQAGLFAVGLVVVLVGVESMVTMTVQLSDALDAPSFLISVTVLSALSSFPDLLVGVKMGKAGDKRAAVANVFGTNTFNLVAALPVGVILAGGVSIGFLTSVPLLLFLFYTTLVVVVMAATDFEITTEEGYVFLAMYVAFLGWMTAEAFGITTFLTESTLRTIVG from the coding sequence GTGACCGTACTGCAGGAGCTCATCGGAGACCAGTCGCTCGCCGTTTGGATCGCCTTGGGCGCGATCGGGTTCCTGCTGACCTGGAAGGGCGCGAACGTCATCGAGTCGACGACCTCGAAGATCAGCGACCACTTCGGGGTCTCGCAGGCGATTCAGGGCGGACTCATCGTCGCGGCCGCGACGTCGTTCCCCGAACTCGCGATTATCCTCATCTCGGTGCTCGTACTCGGCGACTTCGGCGTCGGCGCGGGGGCGCTCATCGGGACGGCGGTGTTCAACATACTCGTCATCCCGGCGGCCGTCTCCATCACGAGCGGCGACACGACGACGACGCAGGGGATCGTCTACCGCGACGCCATCTTCTACATGGTCGCCGTCCTCGCCCTCTTCGGCGTGATCGCCTTGGGCGTCCTCGGGACCGACGGGCGGGAGATCGCGCGGATCACCCCGCAGATGGGCGTCGGCCTGGTGGTGTTGTACGGCGTGTACGTCATACTCCTCGCCGGCGGGAAAAGCGGCGCTTCGGACCTCAAGCGGGCCGAATCGACGAACATCCCCAAACAGGCCGGACTGTTCGCGGTCGGGCTGGTCGTCGTGCTCGTCGGCGTCGAGTCGATGGTCACCATGACGGTGCAGCTCTCGGACGCGCTCGACGCGCCGTCGTTCCTCATCTCCGTGACGGTGTTGTCGGCGCTGAGCTCCTTCCCCGACCTGCTCGTCGGCGTGAAGATGGGCAAGGCCGGCGACAAGCGCGCCGCGGTCGCCAACGTCTTCGGAACGAACACGTTCAACCTCGTCGCGGCGCTGCCGGTCGGCGTCATCCTCGCCGGCGGCGTCTCGATCGGCTTCCTCACCTCCGTGCCGCTCCTGTTGTTCCTGTTTTACACAACCCTCGTCGTGGTGGTGATGGCCGCGACGGACTTCGAGATCACCACCGAGGAGGGGTACGTCTTCCTCGCGATGTACGTCGCCTTCCTCGGCTGGATGACGGCCGAGGCGTTCGGGATCACCACGTTCCTGACCGAGTCGACGCTCCGGACGATCGTCGGGTGA
- the phoU gene encoding phosphate signaling complex protein PhoU, whose protein sequence is MPRENYQERLDELREDVVAMGETVCDRLDDAIEAAVTGDDELAQSVIETDHEVNETYLALEDECTELLALQQPVAGDLRLVTASFKIITDLERVADLATNVAAYGGPEGGVHDAVDVRDLGDGAREMVVDAVDAYAARDPDACREIAASDDAFDERCREASEAVVRELLKADRARDAARDGPAPTDGEALEASLDEVSQALLAVRDLERVADHAVNIAARTLYMVENDDELIY, encoded by the coding sequence ATGCCCCGCGAGAACTATCAGGAGCGGCTCGACGAGCTCCGCGAGGACGTGGTCGCGATGGGCGAGACCGTCTGCGACCGGCTCGACGACGCGATCGAGGCCGCGGTGACCGGCGACGACGAGCTCGCACAGTCGGTGATCGAGACCGACCACGAGGTCAACGAGACGTACCTCGCCCTCGAGGACGAGTGTACCGAGCTGTTGGCGCTCCAGCAGCCGGTGGCCGGCGACCTCCGGCTCGTCACCGCCTCCTTCAAGATCATCACCGACCTCGAACGCGTCGCGGACCTCGCGACGAACGTCGCGGCGTACGGCGGTCCCGAGGGCGGCGTCCACGACGCCGTCGACGTGCGCGACCTCGGGGACGGCGCCCGGGAGATGGTCGTCGACGCCGTCGATGCCTACGCGGCGCGCGACCCGGACGCCTGCCGCGAGATCGCCGCCAGCGACGACGCGTTCGACGAGCGCTGTCGCGAGGCGAGCGAGGCGGTCGTCCGCGAGCTCTTAAAGGCCGACCGCGCCCGCGACGCGGCGCGCGACGGCCCGGCGCCGACGGACGGCGAGGCGCTCGAAGCCTCCCTCGACGAGGTGTCGCAGGCGCTGCTCGCGGTGCGCGACCTCGAACGGGTCGCCGACCACGCGGTCAACATCGCGGCGCGGACGCTGTACATGGTCGAGAACGACGACGAGCTGATCTACTGA
- the pstB gene encoding phosphate ABC transporter ATP-binding protein PstB, producing the protein MSNTTSDDSLITTEVQADSNDDRAPLGETGTAVAARNLDVYYGDEQAIDDVTMEIPEKRVTALIGPSGCGKSTFLRCINRMNDMIEICRVEGDVEFGGKNVYEDDVDPVALRRKIGMVFQKPNPFPKSIRDNVAYGLKIQGYEGDVDERVEESLKAAALWDEVKDQLDSSGLELSGGQQQRLCIARAIAPDPEVVLMDEPTSALDPVAASKIEDLIDDLAEEYTVIIVTHNMQQAARISDRTAVFLTGGELVEYDDTAKIFEDPEEQRVEDYITGKFG; encoded by the coding sequence ATGAGTAACACGACATCAGACGACTCGCTCATCACGACGGAGGTACAGGCGGATTCGAACGACGACCGGGCGCCGCTCGGCGAGACCGGCACCGCGGTGGCGGCCCGGAACCTCGACGTCTACTACGGCGACGAGCAAGCCATCGACGACGTGACGATGGAGATCCCCGAGAAGCGCGTCACCGCGCTCATCGGTCCCTCGGGCTGCGGGAAGTCGACGTTCCTCCGGTGTATTAACCGGATGAACGACATGATCGAGATCTGCCGCGTCGAGGGCGACGTGGAGTTCGGCGGCAAGAACGTCTACGAGGACGACGTCGACCCGGTCGCCTTACGCCGGAAGATCGGGATGGTGTTCCAGAAGCCGAACCCGTTCCCGAAGTCGATCCGCGACAACGTCGCCTACGGCCTGAAGATCCAGGGGTACGAGGGCGACGTCGACGAGCGCGTCGAGGAGTCGCTGAAGGCCGCCGCGCTGTGGGACGAGGTGAAAGACCAGCTCGACTCCTCGGGGCTCGAACTCTCCGGCGGCCAGCAACAGCGGCTCTGTATCGCCCGCGCCATCGCGCCCGACCCGGAGGTCGTCCTGATGGACGAGCCCACCTCGGCGCTCGACCCCGTCGCGGCCTCGAAGATCGAGGACCTCATCGACGACCTCGCGGAGGAGTACACCGTCATCATCGTCACGCACAACATGCAGCAGGCGGCCCGCATCTCCGACCGGACCGCGGTGTTCCTCACCGGCGGCGAGCTCGTCGAGTACGACGACACCGCCAAGATCTTCGAGGACCCCGAAGAACAGCGCGTCGAGGACTACATCACGGGGAAGTTCGGATAG
- the pstA gene encoding phosphate ABC transporter permease PstA codes for MATDSATPTESEDATAFGTVSRTRGTIFEYLSLSASVAGLVALGVLLVYVAIDAFDLANASPEWLLTYFVTLVLPFLAFCLYSAGDPAVTRRVLGVLGGGLVAVAVGFTAIEAFVVEIPRLSWQLTYLFVVVGPAAAYLAYVGSKGRVGAVGFGLLGRLIGGVAVGLAVGTLFLVFDELVWFLAYTLGVLPAAGLYAYGRLRDADRAVTAAVPVGLVGTVVAAVLREVVATYPSDTVIYLWTIAVPLAVVGALLVGARGSRTAAVAAGGVPLALATAGGFFGGSVGLPGPTTLIVIALTGVPTTVYVHRVVADREGTIGLGLPFLLGVGVIAGALLVEAWGVPAPDPWLDPNYVTEAPSRTPEEAGLYPAIVGSVIIIALVAVLSFVLGVGTSVFLEEYTSETGVVGKLTRLLQINIANLAAIPSVVYGLLGLGLFANLLGLGFGTAVTAALTLSLLILPITIISAQEAIRSVPDDLRRGSDAMGATRWQTTKNVVLPEAFPGILTGTILALGRAIGETAPLIMIGAATTVFSAPSSLFSRLSAMPMQIYAWSNFPQADFRYGVVAAGVITLLIVLIGMNGTAILLRNRAEGGT; via the coding sequence ATGGCGACGGACAGCGCCACCCCGACCGAAAGCGAGGACGCGACCGCGTTCGGCACGGTCAGTCGGACGCGCGGGACGATCTTCGAGTACCTCTCCCTGTCCGCCAGCGTCGCCGGGCTGGTCGCGCTCGGCGTCCTCCTGGTGTACGTCGCGATCGACGCCTTCGACCTGGCGAACGCCAGCCCCGAGTGGCTGTTGACCTACTTCGTGACGCTCGTGCTGCCGTTCCTCGCCTTCTGCCTGTACAGCGCGGGCGACCCGGCCGTGACCCGGCGCGTCCTCGGCGTCCTCGGCGGCGGGCTCGTCGCCGTCGCCGTCGGCTTCACCGCGATCGAGGCGTTCGTCGTGGAGATCCCGCGGCTCAGCTGGCAGCTCACGTACCTCTTCGTCGTCGTCGGGCCCGCCGCGGCGTACCTCGCGTACGTCGGGAGCAAGGGGCGCGTCGGCGCGGTCGGCTTCGGGCTGCTCGGCCGGCTGATCGGCGGCGTGGCGGTCGGCCTCGCGGTCGGCACCCTCTTTTTGGTGTTCGACGAACTGGTCTGGTTCCTCGCGTACACGCTCGGCGTCCTCCCGGCCGCTGGCCTGTACGCGTACGGGCGCCTGCGCGACGCGGACCGGGCGGTCACCGCCGCCGTTCCGGTCGGTCTCGTCGGGACCGTCGTCGCGGCGGTCCTCCGAGAGGTGGTCGCGACGTACCCGTCGGACACCGTCATCTACCTCTGGACGATCGCGGTCCCGCTCGCCGTCGTCGGGGCCCTCCTCGTCGGCGCCCGCGGGAGCCGGACCGCCGCCGTCGCGGCCGGCGGCGTGCCGCTCGCGCTCGCGACCGCCGGCGGCTTCTTCGGCGGGAGCGTCGGACTGCCCGGTCCCACGACGCTGATCGTGATCGCGCTGACCGGCGTGCCGACGACCGTGTACGTCCACCGCGTCGTCGCGGACCGGGAGGGGACGATCGGCCTCGGACTACCGTTCCTGCTCGGTGTCGGCGTGATCGCCGGCGCGCTGCTCGTCGAGGCGTGGGGCGTGCCGGCGCCGGACCCGTGGCTCGACCCCAACTACGTCACGGAGGCGCCCTCGCGGACGCCTGAGGAGGCGGGACTGTACCCGGCCATCGTCGGCTCCGTGATCATCATCGCGCTGGTGGCGGTGCTGTCGTTCGTCCTCGGCGTCGGGACATCAGTCTTCTTGGAGGAGTACACCTCGGAAACCGGGGTCGTCGGGAAGCTGACGCGGCTGCTCCAGATCAACATCGCGAACCTGGCCGCCATCCCGTCGGTGGTGTACGGGCTGCTCGGGCTGGGGCTGTTCGCGAACCTGCTCGGGCTCGGCTTCGGGACGGCGGTGACGGCCGCGCTGACGCTGTCGCTCCTCATCCTCCCGATCACGATCATCTCCGCACAGGAGGCGATCCGGTCCGTGCCGGACGACCTCCGGCGCGGGTCGGACGCGATGGGGGCGACGCGCTGGCAGACGACGAAGAACGTCGTGCTGCCCGAGGCGTTCCCCGGTATCCTCACCGGGACGATCCTCGCGCTCGGCCGTGCGATCGGCGAGACCGCCCCGCTCATCATGATCGGAGCGGCGACGACGGTGTTCAGCGCGCCGAGCAGCCTCTTCAGTCGGCTCAGCGCGATGCCGATGCAGATCTACGCGTGGTCGAACTTCCCGCAGGCCGACTTCCGGTACGGCGTCGTCGCCGCGGGCGTCATCACGCTGCTCATCGTGCTCATCGGAATGAACGGGACGGCGATACTGCTGCGGAACCGCGCGGAAGGGGGGACCTGA
- the pstC gene encoding phosphate ABC transporter permease subunit PstC, whose protein sequence is MTDSTESPDLTRQGGLTRLKEGTYGGLFAACAAVTLLTTVAIFVTLLSDAVVFFQEIAVTEFLTGTNWSPNPAGGGQAFGIIPLLIGTVVVTVTAAFVALPTGTLTAIYLSEYASPNARSILKPLLEILAGIPTVVYGYFALVYVTPVLEATLLPGISTFNALSASIMVGIMTIPMVSSISEDAMSAVPDELRQAGYGLGATKFEVSTGIVVPASISGIASSYILAVSRAIGETMIVVVAMGAQARMPTVKEAAFGVPYINPADVLLDSGMTITVAMVQIAGGDLTGGTVPYDAMFALGLALFVVTLVMNVLSDFIAERYREEY, encoded by the coding sequence GTGACTGACAGCACAGAGAGTCCCGATCTGACTCGGCAGGGCGGGCTCACACGACTGAAAGAGGGAACTTACGGCGGGCTGTTCGCGGCCTGCGCGGCGGTCACCTTGCTCACGACGGTCGCGATCTTCGTGACGCTGCTGTCCGACGCGGTGGTGTTCTTCCAAGAGATCGCCGTCACGGAGTTCCTCACGGGGACGAACTGGAGCCCGAACCCGGCCGGCGGCGGACAGGCGTTCGGTATCATTCCCCTGCTCATCGGGACGGTCGTCGTGACGGTCACGGCGGCGTTCGTCGCGCTGCCGACCGGGACGCTCACCGCCATCTACCTCAGCGAATACGCCTCGCCGAACGCGCGATCGATACTGAAGCCGCTCCTCGAGATCCTCGCCGGGATCCCGACGGTGGTGTACGGCTACTTCGCGTTGGTGTACGTCACGCCCGTCCTGGAGGCGACGCTGCTTCCGGGAATCAGCACCTTCAACGCGCTGTCGGCGTCGATCATGGTCGGCATCATGACGATCCCGATGGTGTCGTCGATCTCCGAGGACGCCATGAGCGCCGTGCCCGACGAACTCCGTCAGGCCGGGTACGGGCTCGGCGCGACCAAGTTCGAGGTGTCGACCGGGATCGTCGTCCCGGCGTCGATCTCCGGGATCGCCTCCTCGTACATCCTCGCGGTCTCCCGGGCCATCGGCGAGACGATGATCGTCGTCGTCGCGATGGGCGCGCAGGCCCGGATGCCGACGGTCAAGGAGGCCGCGTTCGGAGTCCCGTACATCAACCCCGCCGACGTGCTCTTGGACTCCGGGATGACGATCACCGTCGCGATGGTCCAGATCGCCGGCGGCGACCTCACCGGCGGAACGGTCCCGTACGACGCGATGTTCGCGCTCGGCCTCGCGCTGTTCGTGGTGACTCTCGTAATGAACGTGCTCAGTGACTTTATCGCGGAACGCTACCGGGAGGAGTACTGA
- a CDS encoding PstS family phosphate ABC transporter substrate-binding protein, which translates to MASSHDADTAGITRRKSLAAIAGAGALGLAGCTQSTGDGGGSDGGDGELSGTINIAGSSTVFPLMSAVMEDFAEMHPEIDPSVSSTGSGGGFSNYFCVGETDFNNASRPIQPAEEDLCGENGVEYIELVAATDAVTVVVNPEADWIDHLTIDELAQIWRSDAAQTWDEVRDEFPNEEIRRFGPADTSGTYDYFIENVTGDAGHTDDYSATEKDNAIAEGVSGSEFAVGYFGFAYYFQNPDQLKALGIDDGDGPVEPSLETAASGEYSPLSRSLYTYPSIESLGEEHIAEFARYFVEQTTNEDLVAGDVGYVPATEETQEAQLEKLEDAIEQAQG; encoded by the coding sequence ATGGCTTCCAGCCACGACGCGGACACAGCGGGAATCACGCGGCGGAAATCGCTCGCGGCGATCGCGGGTGCCGGGGCGCTCGGGCTCGCGGGCTGTACGCAGAGTACGGGCGACGGCGGCGGTTCCGACGGGGGCGACGGCGAGCTCTCGGGCACGATCAACATCGCGGGTTCGAGCACAGTGTTCCCGCTGATGAGCGCGGTCATGGAGGACTTCGCCGAGATGCACCCCGAGATCGACCCCAGCGTGAGCTCGACCGGCTCCGGTGGTGGCTTCTCGAACTACTTCTGTGTCGGCGAGACGGACTTCAACAACGCGAGCCGGCCGATCCAGCCGGCCGAAGAGGACCTGTGCGGGGAGAACGGCGTCGAGTACATCGAGCTGGTCGCCGCGACCGACGCGGTCACGGTCGTCGTCAACCCCGAGGCTGACTGGATCGACCACCTCACCATCGACGAGCTCGCGCAGATCTGGCGGTCCGACGCGGCGCAGACCTGGGACGAGGTCCGCGACGAGTTCCCGAACGAGGAGATCCGCCGGTTCGGTCCGGCCGACACCTCCGGGACGTACGACTACTTCATCGAGAACGTCACGGGCGACGCGGGCCACACGGACGACTACTCGGCGACCGAGAAGGACAACGCGATCGCCGAGGGCGTCTCCGGCAGCGAGTTCGCGGTCGGCTACTTCGGCTTCGCGTACTACTTCCAGAACCCCGACCAGCTGAAGGCGCTCGGGATCGACGACGGGGACGGTCCGGTCGAGCCGAGCCTCGAAACCGCCGCCAGCGGCGAGTACAGCCCGCTCTCGCGGTCGCTGTACACGTACCCCTCGATCGAGTCGCTCGGCGAGGAGCACATCGCGGAGTTCGCCCGCTACTTCGTCGAACAGACCACCAACGAGGACCTCGTCGCCGGCGACGTCGGGTACGTGCCCGCCACCGAGGAGACCCAAGAGGCGCAGCTGGAGAAGCTCGAAGACGCGATCGAGCAGGCACAGGGGTAA